From a single Parambassis ranga chromosome 2, fParRan2.1, whole genome shotgun sequence genomic region:
- the fbxl14b gene encoding F-box/LRR-repeat protein 14b — protein sequence METHISCLFPEILAMIFSYLDVRDKGRVAQVCIAWRDASYHKSVWRGVEAKLHLRRANPSLFPSLQARGIRRVQILSLRRSLSYVIQGMPNIESLNLSGCYNLTDNGLGHAFVQEIPSLRVLNLSLCKQITDSSLGRIAQYLKNLEVLELGGCSNITNTGLLLIAWGLHRLKSLNLRSCRHVSDVGIGHLAGMTRSAAEGCLNLEYLTLQDCQKLTDLSLKHISKGLTKLRVLNLSFCGGISDAGMIHLSHMTSLWSLNLRSCDNISDTGTMHLAMGTLRLSGLDVSFCDKIGDQTLAYIAQGLYQLKSLSLCSCHISDDGINRMVRQMHELRTLNIGQCVRITDKGLELIADHLTQLVGIDLYGCTKITKRGLERITQLPCLKVLNLGLWQMTESEKVR from the coding sequence ATGGAGACGCACATTTCGTGCCTCTTCCCGGAAATTTTGGCCATGATTTTTAGCTATTTGGACGTGAGGGACAAAGGCAGGGTAGCCCAAGTGTGTATCGCTTGGAGGGACGCATCCTACCACAAGTCAGTGTGGAGGGGGGTGGAGGCCAAACTGCACCTCCGCCGGGCCAATCCCTCCTTGTTCCCCAGCCTCCAGGCCAGGGGCATCCGGAGGGTCCAGATCCTGTCTTTGCGCCGCAGCCTGAGCTATGTCATCCAGGGAATGCCTAACATAGAGTCCCTTAACCTGTCCGGCTGCTACAACCTCACTGATAACGGGCTGGGCCATGCGTTTGTGCAGGAGATCCCATCACTAAGGGTTTTGAACCTCAGTCTGTGCAAGCAGATCACAGACTCCAGCCTAGGCAGGATTGCACAATATCTGAAGAACCTGGAGGTGCTGGAGCTTGGTGGCTGCAGCAACATCACCAACACTGGGCTTCTGTTGATAGCCTGGGGCCTTCACAGACTAAAGAGCCTCAATCTGAGGTCCTGCAGGCATGTCTCAGATGTGGGAATTGGACATTTGGCAGGCATGACCCGCAGCGCAGCAGAGGGCTGTTTGAATCTGGAGTACCTGACTCTGCAAGACTGTCAGAAACTGACAGACTTGTCACTAAAACACATTTCTAAGGGGCTGACCAAGCTCCGGGTATTGAACCTGAGCTTCTGTGGGGGGATCTCAGATGCAGGGATGATCCACCTCTCCCACATGACCTCCCTGTGGAGCCTCAACCTGCGCTCCTGTGACAACATCAGTGACACGGGAACCATGCACCTTGCCATGGGCACCCTACGGCTCTCTGGGCTCGACGTTTCCTTCTGTGACAAAATAGGGGACCAGACCTTGGCGTACATTGCTCAGGGGCTGTACCAGCTCAAGTCCCTGTCCCTGTGCTCATGTCACATTTCTGACGACGGGATTAACCGGATGGTGAGGCAGATGCACGAGCTGAGAACCCTGAACATTGGACAGTGTGTGCGGATCACAGACAAAGGGCTGGAGCTCATAGCGGACCACCTGACCCAGCTGGTGGGCATCGACCTGTATGGATGTACCAAGATCACCAAGAGGGGACTGGAGAGGATCACACAGCTCCCCTGCCTTAAAGTGTTGAACCTGGGACTTTGGCAGATGACAGAGAGTGAAAAAGTGAGGTGA